The DNA segment atttatataatttttttattaacaattttttaattgaaatatGTTACTTtactatatttaaaatatattatttgaaataattatattattttagttaatatatattatttaaaaaatatttaaaatttattgttttgtattaaaaatattattaaaaatatattattagtttttcttaaaataacattttctttttttggttcaaatactataacaaaaaaattttacctAANNNNNNNNNNNNNNNNNNNNNNNNNNNNNNNNNNNNNNNNNNNNNNNNNNNNNNNNNNNNNNNNNNNNNNNNNNNNNNNNNNNNNNNNNNNAACCAAAGAAAATTCAACATATTAAAGTGGAGCAACAAACAAACAGacacaaaacaaaatcaaataaaacaaaaccaAACGCACCAGTTATCAATCTCTTGTCATCTCCGATATAGCCATCAACAACCAAGAGGATCAATGCCAGTCCACTCCTTATAGCTTAAAAACGCCCTTCTTTGAATGACCTCAACACTTGCTTCTTTATTGTTGAAAATTCTGTCATTACATTCCAACCAGATGTTCCAAATCACTGCAAAAAACTTAGTTAGCCACATTTTTTGCTCATCTTTTCGATCAGGCATGCCAGTCCAACTCTCAAGCAGGCCTTTAATGGTTCCTGGGATAGTTGAAACTCTATGAAAACACCTCAACCATGCACATCACACCTACCACGTAAACTCACATAACAGAAACAAATGATGAACAAATTCTATCTCCTTTTTACACAAGACACACATATTATCACTTTGGTGAATAACGCCTAATCTATTCAACCTCTCTTTAGTATTCACACTACCGACTAGAACAAACCATCCAAAAAGCTCAATTCTCGGAGGTACCAACCCTTTTCAGATCAAACTTGTGAAACTATAACTCGTAATCTCTTTCGAAAGAGTCTCCGATTGCAGTACCTGCACAAAAGAGTTAGTAGAAAAAATGCCTTTATTATCAAATTTCTACACAAGATTATCTTCTCTACCAGTTGCTAGTTTCACTGGCCTTAACCTATCATGAAGTTGATGAATAAGGTCTAACTCCCATTGGAACAACTCTCTCATCCAATGAAAATTCCAAATCCACTCTAACCCATCCCAAAACTTACAGTCTCCTATCACATATCCTTGTTGgtttgaaatagagaagagTCTTGGAAAACTCGCTTTCAGAGGACCACCTTGAACCCAATTATCCTCCCAAAATAGAGTTCTTCTTTCATTCCCTACTTCCATTGCCAGCCCActaataattttatctttcacaTGTTGTTCTTTTATATTCAACTGGCAGATGTCTTTCCACGGACCACCCTTTATCGGTAAAGCCTGATTTGATAGCATTACATTAGGGTTCAAATTGTTACATGAACAAACAATCTTCTTCCACAACGGACATTTCTCCCTAGAAAAAtgccaccaccacttaaacagAAGCGCTATGTTCCTGAGCACTGCATCTCCAACCCCTAAACCCCTAGCCTTTTTTGGTGCCTGAACCACTTCCCACTTTACTAGAGGTATACCATAGTTACCATCCTCTTTACACCACATAAACCTTCTCTGTAATGCAATCAACTTATCAGCAACCGCCTTTGGCATCTTGTACAAGCTAAGGTAATAGATCGGTAGGCTATTCAACACTAATTTGATGAGAACTAGCTTACCTGCTTTGTTTAGAACCTTCGCTTTCCATAAGCTGAGCTTTTCTTCCACCTTATCTATGATCGGTTTCTACGTCTTCACTAAAAGTGGATTCGCACCTAAAGAAATTTCGAGGTATCTAACAAGCAATACCGCTTGCTTGCACTCCAGTAAGTCACACACTTGCTCCACCCACTCTTGCTCACAATTAACTGAGATCAGATGCGACTTATCAAAGTTGATACTCAGACCCGACATCATCTCAAAACAACGCAACAATCTCTTATAATTCACAATTGTCTCTATCTCCAGAGGGAAAAACAAGATAGTATCATCCGCGAATTGGAGATGTGACAGTTCAATATGATCTCTCTCAACCAGTAACGGAGCAATGCGGCCATTCCTTACATCTTCTCCCAACATCCTATGCAACACATCAACCACAAGAACAAACAGGAGAGGAGAAAGTGGATCTCCATGTCTTAGACCCTTCTCCATTTTGAACGGCTTGGTTAGTGTTCCATTAACCAGGACTAATATAGTGGTTGTACTataagttaataaaagaaaaaagtactcatttttttttaccaaaaataggAAGACTCAAATTCACAGGTGAATATGAGAAGATTGTGTCATTTGaatagattaattatttattaggctcattcttatacaaaaaaaaatttctccttttaaattattttttgaataaattaataaaaaattaatacaaataattatttaaatataattgtattttaattttttattttattacgtACATGTTGaggataatttgaaataaaagattATGAATTTGTTGTAACTGTTATGTATTTTGTGCTTTGATTGCGTCGTCATCTGAGCATTATGGCGCCTTCATGGAGACCGGGTTCTTCTACAGAATCGGTTTTTTATTTGGAGTTAGCCAACCAGCAGCGGCGATGGACAagcttcttcctcttctatGACAGCGATTTTTCGGGTTTTGAAGGTCAGTCAAAACAGTGAAGATGCTTGAAGACATCGCATCGACAATAATGGAAGAATTCGATCAAGTTTTTCTTAGTACTTTTGTGGTGTAAAAGTCGTCCTGTGTTAAATCGAGGAAATTAGTTTTGTCTGTC comes from the Arachis duranensis cultivar V14167 chromosome 7, aradu.V14167.gnm2.J7QH, whole genome shotgun sequence genome and includes:
- the LOC127740579 gene encoding uncharacterized protein LOC127740579, whose product is MEKGLRHGDPLSPLLFVLVVDVLHRMLGEDVRNGRIAPLLVERDHIELSHLQFADDTILFFPLEIETIVNYKRLLRCFEMMSGLSINFDKSHLISVNCEQEWVEQVCDLLECKQAVLLVRYLEISLGANPLLVKT